The following coding sequences are from one Saprospiraceae bacterium window:
- a CDS encoding DUF2461 domain-containing protein, which yields MQVRIAMKYFTKKSLDFLKELEQNNDREWFHANKSRFQNDLEVPFRDFIENLIDEFQAIDPKIVITAKEAIFRIYRDVRFSSDKSPYKTHMSAIISAGGRKNLIVPGFYVELQKDKMMLYAGIYNPDTKTLEKIRYYIAEHGIEFKKLIADKDFVKVFGEIQGEKSKIIPKQFKEDAAEQPLLYNKAFYYMHEVPQKIVLGEDLISYLGASAAAAQKLNVFFRNAI from the coding sequence ATGCAAGTAAGGATAGCAATGAAATATTTTACAAAGAAATCACTGGACTTTCTCAAAGAACTAGAGCAAAATAACGACAGAGAATGGTTTCATGCCAACAAGTCGCGTTTTCAAAATGATTTGGAAGTACCTTTTCGGGATTTTATAGAAAACCTGATCGACGAATTTCAGGCAATAGACCCGAAAATTGTGATCACCGCCAAAGAAGCGATTTTTCGCATCTATCGCGACGTCAGATTCAGCAGCGACAAGTCCCCTTACAAAACCCATATGTCCGCTATCATTAGCGCCGGTGGAAGGAAAAATCTGATCGTACCCGGTTTTTATGTTGAGTTACAGAAAGATAAAATGATGCTCTATGCGGGAATATATAATCCTGACACCAAGACTCTGGAAAAAATCAGGTACTACATTGCGGAACATGGCATCGAGTTTAAAAAGCTGATAGCTGACAAAGATTTTGTAAAAGTATTCGGTGAGATACAAGGAGAAAAATCCAAAATAATACCCAAGCAATTTAAAGAAGATGCTGCGGAGCAACCACTCCTTTACAATAAAGCTTTTTACTATATGCACGAAGTGCCCCAAAAAATTGTGCTGGGAGAAGATCTCATTTCATACCTGGGAGCAAGTGCCGCTGCTGCACAAAAATTAAATGTCTTCTTCAGAAATGCTATCTGA
- a CDS encoding transferase hexapeptide repeat family protein, which produces MIYRFKNFIPVIHPTAFVHPLAVVTGCVSIGKNVYVGPYAILRGDFGEIQVDAGCNIQEHCLVHMFPGVKVWLKDNCHVGHGAIIHGATVGKDCLLGMNSVIMDDSNIGDECIIGAMSFVKEGSVFEPRSLVVGNPAKKIKTVSDEMLRWKDKGTELYQQLAAECHTELEEVSPLTEKPADYPTPAGTYASWGRKNS; this is translated from the coding sequence ATGATCTATAGATTCAAGAATTTTATTCCGGTCATCCATCCTACTGCCTTTGTACACCCATTGGCGGTGGTCACAGGATGCGTGAGTATAGGAAAAAATGTGTATGTAGGACCTTATGCCATATTGCGTGGAGACTTTGGTGAAATACAGGTTGATGCAGGGTGCAATATTCAGGAGCATTGTCTGGTACATATGTTTCCCGGAGTCAAGGTGTGGTTGAAAGATAACTGCCACGTGGGCCACGGAGCTATCATCCACGGCGCCACAGTTGGAAAAGATTGTCTGTTGGGGATGAACTCGGTGATCATGGATGACAGTAACATCGGGGATGAGTGTATTATCGGGGCTATGAGTTTTGTCAAAGAAGGCAGTGTGTTTGAACCCCGCTCCCTGGTAGTTGGAAATCCGGCTAAGAAAATCAAAACCGTTTCTGACGAAATGTTGCGATGGAAGGACAAGGGCACTGAACTATACCAACAACTCGCTGCCGAATGTCATACGGAACTGGAAGAGGTCTCTCCACTCACAGAAAAACCCGCTGACTATCCTACTCCTGCCGGTACTTACGCCTCCTGGGGAAGGAAAAACTCCTGA
- a CDS encoding YihY/virulence factor BrkB family protein: MNKFISGRITKLLNSSFFIGLKTWSKNVTIPGFQRVSLYTTFTFLYLELKRNDLNLRASAISYSFFLALFPALIFFFTLTAYLPESLHFFTTMEDSLKKLVPDKAEEFFWDNIIVGLLPQAKGSILSIGFVMSIYFASNGLLALMQGFDKTYNSSFRKRSWWEKELVAYFLTFLLALLFIISMIVIILSGQIFNWIGSYFELTHFFLVVVQLSKYVLLLILFYIIIAVIYRFGPALHKPFEGISPGAVFATAGSLITSTLFGYFVDNFGNYHKIYGAISALIIALIWIRINVMILILGFELNAAIAVNRDIGQIIKKRSDSDSISEEDI; the protein is encoded by the coding sequence TTGAATAAATTTATCTCCGGGCGGATCACCAAACTGCTCAACAGCAGCTTTTTCATTGGACTGAAAACCTGGTCAAAAAATGTCACCATTCCAGGATTTCAAAGAGTATCATTGTACACAACATTTACTTTTTTGTACCTGGAATTGAAAAGAAATGATTTGAATCTGAGAGCCAGTGCCATTTCGTATAGTTTTTTCCTTGCATTATTTCCAGCACTCATTTTCTTTTTTACACTTACGGCTTATTTACCTGAAAGCCTGCATTTTTTCACTACGATGGAAGATTCTCTCAAAAAACTCGTCCCTGACAAAGCAGAAGAATTTTTTTGGGATAATATCATTGTCGGTCTCTTGCCTCAAGCGAAAGGCAGCATACTTTCTATTGGATTTGTGATGTCTATTTACTTTGCCTCCAACGGATTGTTGGCACTGATGCAGGGATTTGACAAAACCTACAATTCCAGTTTCAGAAAAAGAAGTTGGTGGGAAAAAGAACTCGTGGCTTATTTCCTGACTTTTCTGCTGGCATTGCTCTTTATCATTTCGATGATCGTCATCATCCTGAGTGGCCAGATTTTCAATTGGATCGGGTCATATTTTGAATTGACACATTTTTTTCTGGTGGTCGTCCAGTTGAGTAAATACGTCCTGCTGTTGATTTTGTTTTACATTATCATAGCTGTGATTTACCGCTTCGGACCTGCACTTCACAAGCCATTTGAAGGTATTTCCCCGGGAGCTGTATTTGCTACAGCAGGCTCACTCATCACTTCTACTTTGTTTGGTTACTTCGTGGACAATTTTGGCAACTACCACAAAATTTATGGAGCCATTTCTGCTCTCATCATAGCCCTGATCTGGATTAGGATCAATGTGATGATATTGATATTGGGATTTGAGCTGAATGCTGCCATAGCAGTCAACAGAGATATTGGTCAAATCATCAAAAAACGTTCAGATTCAGATAGCATTTCTGAAGAAGACATTTAA
- a CDS encoding enoyl-CoA hydratase/isomerase family protein, whose translation MNQGYVLSQISDGVCTISFFHPAHNSLPAYLLRELSIKIEEAGHSPDVHLIVLRSEGEKTFCAGASFDELVRIENESQGLEFFSGFARVINSMRKCPKIIVARVHGRAIGGGVGLAAASDYALSCDWGTIRLSELAVGIGPFVIGPVVQRKIGISAFTQLSLTPADWQTAEWAKSKGLYQEVFENVEKLDNYLWHFINQLKGYNPEALSELKKIFWEGTEDWDSLLTNRAAISGRLILSPFSKNEIARFKQKSNS comes from the coding sequence ATGAATCAAGGCTATGTCCTGTCACAGATCAGTGATGGAGTTTGTACCATTAGTTTTTTCCATCCTGCACACAATTCTCTCCCTGCATATTTGCTCAGGGAACTCAGTATCAAAATAGAAGAAGCCGGACATTCGCCGGATGTGCATCTGATTGTACTTCGTTCCGAAGGGGAGAAGACATTCTGCGCGGGAGCGAGCTTTGATGAACTGGTACGTATCGAAAACGAATCACAGGGTCTCGAATTTTTCTCCGGATTCGCCAGGGTGATCAATTCCATGAGAAAGTGTCCAAAAATCATCGTCGCACGCGTCCACGGACGAGCGATAGGAGGAGGAGTCGGATTAGCTGCTGCTTCGGACTATGCCCTGTCCTGCGATTGGGGCACCATCCGCCTCAGTGAACTGGCTGTAGGCATCGGACCCTTTGTGATCGGGCCCGTGGTACAGCGCAAAATAGGTATCTCGGCTTTTACACAGCTCAGTCTCACTCCTGCAGATTGGCAAACTGCTGAATGGGCAAAATCCAAGGGACTTTACCAGGAAGTTTTTGAAAATGTAGAAAAACTGGACAACTATCTATGGCATTTCATCAATCAGCTCAAAGGATACAACCCTGAAGCACTCTCCGAACTCAAAAAAATATTCTGGGAAGGCACCGAAGATTGGGACTCACTCCTGACCAACAGAGCTGCTATCAGTGGCAGGCTGATATTGTCACCATTTTCTAAAAACGAAATCGCCAGATTCAAACAAAAATCGAATTCTTGA
- a CDS encoding tungsten formylmethanofuran dehydrogenase: MTTAKAMTDLYEANFKFVSKYVHATSRGHEAVQIAMGLQLKATDFLSAYYRDDALLLSIGMQPYELMLQLMAKRDDPFSGGRTYYSHPSLRRDDRVKIPHQSSATGMQAIPTTGIAMGLQYRRAMGLDPADSDKVVVCSLGDASITEGEVAEAFHMASLKKMPILYLVQDNEWDISAHSTEIRRGNAVDYAKGFPGMKAITIDGTNFSTCYQEIQAALEYLRSGKGPYLVHAKVPLLNHHTSGVRKEWYRDDLDKALAADPLPKLKDYMLRNEFSDEELEEIERESVQAVSSDFERARAAEDPRPEDLYLHDYAPTPVLHESGTRCPDQAEEKVMVDCALFAIEELMSAYPECLLYGQDVGKRLGGVFREAATLAQKFGDHRVFNTPIQEAFIVGSTVGMSAAGLKPIVEVQFADYIWPGLNQLFTEVARSCYLSNGKWPVSMILRVPIGAYGSGGPYHSSSVETIVANIKGVKIAYPSNGADLKGLIKAAYHDPNPVVIFEHKGLYWSKVPGTEAARCKMPDESYILPFGQARVVLEAETSPAQSTLTIVSYGMGVHWALNAATAFDQRIEIIDLRTIAPLDLDTVYVSVRKHGRCLVVTEETIDNCFAQSLAARIQEDCFSSLDAPVVTVGSRNLPAIPLNSTLEAEMLLNAEKLQVKIAELLRY; encoded by the coding sequence ATGACGACTGCCAAGGCGATGACAGACTTGTACGAAGCAAATTTCAAATTTGTGTCTAAATATGTACATGCGACTTCCAGGGGCCACGAGGCTGTACAAATCGCAATGGGATTGCAGCTGAAAGCGACGGATTTCCTGTCCGCATATTATAGAGACGATGCCTTGCTACTCAGTATTGGTATGCAGCCTTACGAGCTCATGCTCCAACTGATGGCCAAGCGCGACGATCCCTTTTCCGGCGGACGAACCTACTACTCCCACCCAAGTCTGAGAAGAGACGATAGGGTCAAAATACCTCACCAGTCTTCAGCTACAGGGATGCAAGCGATCCCTACCACAGGCATCGCCATGGGATTGCAATATCGCAGGGCTATGGGTCTTGATCCGGCTGACAGCGACAAGGTAGTGGTCTGTTCCCTGGGAGATGCCTCCATCACTGAAGGGGAAGTGGCTGAAGCATTTCACATGGCCTCACTCAAAAAAATGCCTATACTCTACCTCGTCCAGGACAATGAATGGGACATCTCCGCTCATTCGACAGAGATCAGGAGAGGTAATGCTGTGGACTATGCCAAGGGGTTTCCCGGAATGAAAGCGATCACTATAGACGGCACCAATTTCTCCACCTGCTATCAGGAAATCCAAGCAGCACTCGAATACCTGAGGTCGGGCAAAGGACCCTATCTGGTCCACGCCAAAGTACCTCTGCTCAACCACCACACATCGGGTGTGCGGAAGGAGTGGTACCGCGACGACCTCGACAAGGCCCTGGCAGCGGATCCACTGCCCAAGCTCAAGGACTATATGCTCAGGAATGAGTTCAGCGATGAGGAGCTCGAAGAGATAGAGCGCGAAAGCGTACAGGCAGTCTCCTCAGACTTCGAAAGGGCCAGAGCAGCAGAAGATCCACGCCCTGAGGATCTCTACCTGCATGACTATGCCCCTACTCCTGTACTGCATGAATCCGGGACAAGATGCCCGGATCAAGCAGAAGAAAAAGTGATGGTGGACTGCGCACTGTTTGCTATAGAAGAGCTTATGAGCGCTTATCCCGAATGTCTGCTCTATGGCCAGGATGTCGGCAAGAGATTGGGAGGCGTATTTCGGGAGGCAGCTACGCTGGCACAGAAGTTTGGAGATCACAGGGTATTCAATACACCCATCCAGGAAGCATTCATCGTAGGGAGCACCGTAGGTATGTCGGCTGCAGGACTCAAACCTATCGTAGAGGTGCAGTTTGCGGATTATATCTGGCCGGGACTGAACCAGCTCTTCACCGAGGTGGCCAGGTCCTGCTACCTCAGCAATGGCAAGTGGCCCGTGTCCATGATCCTGCGCGTACCCATAGGTGCCTATGGCAGTGGAGGACCATATCACTCGTCGAGTGTCGAGACTATAGTCGCCAATATCAAGGGAGTCAAAATCGCCTACCCTTCCAACGGCGCTGACCTCAAGGGTCTGATCAAGGCCGCCTACCACGACCCCAATCCCGTGGTCATCTTCGAACACAAGGGGCTGTACTGGTCAAAAGTACCCGGTACAGAAGCTGCCAGGTGCAAGATGCCCGACGAATCCTATATCTTACCCTTTGGCCAAGCTCGGGTGGTGCTCGAGGCTGAGACATCTCCAGCACAGAGCACCCTGACCATCGTGAGCTATGGTATGGGTGTGCACTGGGCACTGAATGCTGCGACAGCCTTCGATCAGAGGATTGAGATCATCGACCTGCGCACGATCGCCCCACTCGATCTGGATACCGTCTATGTCTCGGTGAGAAAGCATGGCCGCTGTCTGGTCGTGACAGAGGAGACGATAGACAACTGTTTTGCACAAAGTCTGGCCGCCAGGATACAGGAAGACTGTTTCAGCTCGCTGGATGCCCCTGTAGTGACTGTAGGCTCACGCAATCTGCCGGCAATACCGCTGAATTCCACATTGGAAGCGGAGATGCTGCTCAATGCAGAAAAACTCCAAGTCAAGATCGCCGAACTGCTGCGATACTGA